The nucleotide sequence GCCAAAATGTAATTAACCTAATTAACCAACTTAAAGTGCATACATTACAAATATCATTACTCCACAAAAGAAGAGCCTCATCCACATTCCAAGAATCTTGTAAAAACTATACATATATACCCCTTTTTCACTCATGATGAGGCTCTCAAGTggaaatattttcaaatcaaattgcAATATTATTTTCACCAAGCAACATATGGGATTGGCACTCCCTATTTCAAAGTGGTATACATTGAGTAAATTCGGTGCTCGTAGATTCAACATCACGAGCTCGTGGAACCCAGGGTCTGGCCACTGCTATGTCGCAGACAGAGCAATGGCTGAACTTCGCGATCGATGGATGGAATTCCAAGGGATCAAGAATTGGGAAGGCTTGCTTGATCCACTTGATGATGATCTCCGCAAGGAGATCTTAAGATATGGGGAATTCGTCGAAGCAGCTTATCGCTGCTTCGACTTTGACATGTCATCACCCTCGTACGCAACGTGTCTTTATCCTAAGAGTTCCATGCTGATGGACTGTGGTCTAGACAAGAGTGCATACAAGGTGATCAAGAACTTGTACGCCACGTGTGCAACCCGAATGCCACGGTGGACTAAAAGGTTCCCAAACCTGGCGTCCCCACAATCCAGCTGGATAGGTTACGTGGCCGTCTGTGATGACGTGGAAGAGATCGCCAGGCTCGGGCGCTGCGACGTGGTGATCGCTTATTGAGGTACTGCCACCTCATCAGAATGGCTCGAGAATTTACGCGCCACGTTGACTTGCTTACCGGATGACATGGCACCCGAAAATTACGATCAACCAATGGTACAAAGTGGATTCTTGAGCTTGTACACAACAAACACCCAACGTGACCAAAGTTTGCAAGACACAATTAGAGAACAAATTGGCAACATTCTTGATAAATATAGTGATGAACCTTTAAGTATAACTGTGACAGGACATAGTCTTGGTGCTGCCCTAGCAACATTAACAGCATATGATATTACTAACAAATTTAGTGATGCACCTATAGTAACTGTTGTATCATTTGGAGGGCCTAGAGTTGGCAACAAAAGTTTTCGATGCCAATTGGAGAAAAGTGGTACAAATGTTCTCCGCATTGTCAACTCCGATGATCCAATCACAAAAGTTCCGGGATTTGTGATCGATGACGATGTCGATGACGTGGAAGAAAGAGGGACTTCCCACGTGGCGGCCGGCGGGGGGATGCCTAGCTGGCTACAAAAGTGCATGGAGGATACCCAATGGGTGTATGCTGAGGTAGGGAAAGAACTAAGACTAAGTAGTAAAGATTTATGTCCACAAATTAGCAAAGGGGACGTCGCCACGTGTCACGATCTGAAGACATATCTACACTTGTTGAACAATTTTGACAATAGTGAAACTTTAGTTTGAACTTTGAACAAAAACTTCTTTACTTTGTACAATGAATAGGAATTAATAGGAATAGGACCCCATGTTATTAATCTTGAAAATCCACACCAAAAATGTGTATCATGAGAATAATGTACAAAGAAGtagttttgatgttttaaatataCATCCATTGATATATTTGAAAAGTGTGAGCAATTTATACTTTTATCACATATGATTAAGAATGAGTAGTTTCTCACTTTctcactatttttttattttgttagaatACAAGACCTACTGTGATACGATTCAAATGGACACCttagctttcaatgacatcattcgaagccagtacgtggggcatcaagctttggtcacattaaggaaacgggatcctacatggaggggcaGATTTGAGTACAGCAAAGAGCAGTCCCtcgtgtgaaagattgcttggagcattgaagattgaggactcacgattttgggccttcattaaggacattttggttacttagccttgttcaagtaacactccatgaccaccccttttcattaagggtattgtggtcattttgttatataataagttagactataaataggttctattagttcatttgctagttagtttatgaaagatgaaagattgaaacatttgaaatcctctctcttgagagtagaccaccttaatatagtcttagttaggacttagaaaagtcatccttagtatagggcttggaaaaaccaatagtattctttgcttggaaacggtggatcttgaggtgagtcgattaccttggcggtcaccgtaagagtgtggttttgattattacattcattagaggttaatgttgaaatatacttagttcttaatcttgtaataatcttggtttcactatctatcctttcattattttgcaaatctgtgtgtttttgtgtttgtcatcttgtatccctttgtgttgcttgttcttgtcatgttttgtggactgttttggcatcttggtagaCTGATTTGTATCATACAGAGTTTCCAGGTTTACCCTAATAGTTGCCTATCAATGAAATAGGTTAAGTCTAACGTGTTTCACAGTGCTAAAACGGTAAGTAAATGAGACAATGATATTTCACGTGGAAAAAACTCTCGGTTCAAAAAGATGTGAAAAATCATTACCTATACCTTTACAAGATTTTCACCCAAACACCAACTAAAACACCTTAAGGCTCAACAataacaaattacaagactcttgtaaTCTAGGAactataaactctaattcctaccTCTATAAATCACACAAActcccaaggtatgtgttcccaagTTTTCGAGTTTCCCAAGAAATTAATAACTCTAACTCAGTTTATACCTTACTGAGACTTGAATTACATAAACATTACAACTCAAAAACCAACCTAATAGTCTAATACATAGAATCTAAGACACCTTATCTTCTACATTACAACTCAAAAACCAATCTAATACATAGAATCTAAGACACCTTATCTTCTAAGTAATAGGAACAGGTTCAACTACTAGTTTTTCAAGCTTTGGAACTGCCAAGTCAATTTGCCAATTGTCTCTATCTTAGTGAGTGTGTGAGTGAATATGTGAGTCGCTCTCTCTATTTAACAACTCTTCAAAGATTCCTTCAACAGATAAGTCTTCTATTTTGAGTAGAACTCTCAGCTCTTCAGAGTTTGGAAGTCCTTCTACAAGTTGATCTCCTTGCCTTAGTAGAACTCCTTCTTCAACTCATCTTCTCATATCTTA is from Capsicum annuum cultivar UCD-10X-F1 chromosome 5, UCD10Xv1.1, whole genome shotgun sequence and encodes:
- the LOC124898783 gene encoding phospholipase A(1) DAD1, chloroplastic-like, translating into MMRLSSGNIFKSNCNIIFTKQHMGLALPISKWYTLSKFGARRFNITSSWNPGSGHCYVADRAMAELRDRWMEFQGIKNWEGLLDPLDDDLRKEILRYGEFVEAAYRCFDFDMSSPSYATCLYPKSSMLMDCGLDKSAYKVIKNLYATCATRMPRWTKRFPNLASPQSSWIGYVAVCDDVEEIARLGRCDVVIAY
- the LOC107872676 gene encoding phospholipase A(1) DAD1, chloroplastic-like, whose translation is MAPENYDQPMVQSGFLSLYTTNTQRDQSLQDTIREQIGNILDKYSDEPLSITVTGHSLGAALATLTAYDITNKFSDAPIVTVVSFGGPRVGNKSFRCQLEKSGTNVLRIVNSDDPITKVPGFVIDDDVDDVEERGTSHVAAGGGMPSWLQKCMEDTQWVYAEVGKELRLSSKDLCPQISKGDVATCHDLKTYLHLLNNFDNSETLV